A portion of the Babylonia areolata isolate BAREFJ2019XMU chromosome 16, ASM4173473v1, whole genome shotgun sequence genome contains these proteins:
- the LOC143290777 gene encoding uncharacterized protein LOC143290777 — protein MFETDAKSALWGISPILLVVGSLYHVTSIAAPHWLANSTAHWGLWNYCPVEGGCVSITEELNGIDHSWYRAVQGLEIAATVFVLTALVTGLMRINMGQRIWQTACGLSAVVAGVFGLSGVAVFGWNYQSIPEQVLSWAYMFNAASSAMCLMAGPVLILDVTLHRT, from the exons ATGTTCGAAACCGATGCCAAGAGTGCTCTGTGGGGCATCAGTCCAATTCTCCTTGTCGTGGGTTCTCTGTACCACGTGACCAGCATAGCCGCTCCTCATTGGTTGGCCAACTCCACGGCTCACTGGGGCCTCTGGAACTATTGTCCAGTTGAAGGGGGGTGTGTCAGCATAACGGAAGAGCTGAACGGCATTG accactCATGGTACCGGGCAGTGCAGGGTCTGGAGATCGCCGCCACAGTCTTCGTGTTGACGGCGCTGGTCACTGGGCTGATGAGGATCAACATGGGTCAGAGGATCTGGCAGACCGCATGCGGGCTGTCCGCCGTTGTTGCCG GAGTATTCGGGTTGTCGGGTGTGGCAGTGTTCGGGTGGAACTACCAGTCCATACCAGAACAAGTGCTGTCGTGGGCATATATGTTCAATGCTGCCAGTAGCGCTATGTGTCTGATGGCTGGACCTGTGCTTATACTGGATGTCACGCTCCACAGAACATGA